A portion of the Bubalus kerabau isolate K-KA32 ecotype Philippines breed swamp buffalo chromosome 1, PCC_UOA_SB_1v2, whole genome shotgun sequence genome contains these proteins:
- the PCDHB15 gene encoding protocadherin beta-15, protein MEAGGERFHQQRQVLILFLLLGVTLAGWESRRYSVMEETESGSFVANLVKDLGLGVGELAAREARVVSEDNEPRLQLDLQTGKLTLNEKLDREEMCGPTDPCVMHFQVLLKKPLGVFRAELLVRDINDHAPEFPEREMTLKIPENSPPGTVFPLKKAQDLDVGNNNIQNYSISPNSYFHVSSRNRGDGRKYPELVLDRELDREKQALLRLTLTALDGGSPPRSGTTQVRILVLDINDNAPEFAQAHYQVQVLENSPVGALVVKVSARDLDIGTNGEVSYSLFYSSQEISPTFELNSLSGEVRLIKKLDFETVSSYDLDIDAFDGGGLSGKCSVSIEVVDVNDNAPELTISSLTSPIPENSPETEVALFRIRDRDSGDNGKMTCSIQDDLPFILKPSEENFYTLVTNGALDRESKAEYNVTITVTDLGTPRLKTEHNITVLVSDVNDNAPAFTQTSYTLWVRENNSPALHISSVSATDTDAGANAQVTYSLLPPPDPLVPLASLVSINPDNGHLFALTSLDYEALRAFEFRVGASDHGSPALSSQALVRVLVADANDNAPFVLYPLQNASTPCTELVPRAAEPGYLVTKVVAVDGDAGQNAWLSYQLLKATEPGLFGVWAHNGEVRTARLLSERDAPKQRLVVLVKDNGEPPLSASVTLHVLLVDGFSQPYLPAPEAEAAAAAPADPLTVYLVVALASVSSLFLFSVLVFVAVRLCRRGGAASAGRCPVAEGHFPGHLVDVSGTGTLSQSYQYEVCLTGGTGTNEFKFLKPVLPSILESNFERKSEGSPTFQNRLGI, encoded by the coding sequence ATGGAGGCTGGAGGGGAGCGTTTTCATCAACAAAGGCAAGTCCTGATTCTCTTTCTTTTGCTGGGAGTGACTTTGGCAGGCTGGGAATCCCGTCGCTATTCCGTGATGGAGGAAACAGAGAGCGGCTCGTTTGTGGCCAACCTTGTCAAGGACTTGGGGCTCGGAGTGGGGGAGCTAGCTGCGCGGGAAGCCCGGGTGGTCTCCGAGGATAACGAACCCCGGTTGCAGCTCGATCTGCAGACTGGGAAGTTGACATTAAATGAGAAACTGGACCGGGAGGAGATGTGCGGCCCTACAGATCCATGTGTAATGCATTTTCAAGTGTTACTGAAAAAACCATTGGGAGTATTTCGAGCTGAGCTACTGGTGAGAGACATAAACGATCATGCTCCTGAGTTTCCTGAAAGAGAAATGACTTTGAAAATCCCAGAGAACAGCCCTCCTGGGACAGTGTTTCCTCTGAAAAAAGCTCAGGATTTGGACGTGGGCAACAACAACATCCAAAACTACAGTATCAGTCCCAATTCTTATTTCCATGTTTCCTCCCGCAATCGGGGGGATGGTAGGAAATACCCAGAGCTGGTGCTGGACCGAGAGCTTGATCGGGAGAAGCAGGCCTTGCTCAGATTAACCCTCACAGCGCTGGATGGCGGCTCTCCGCCTCGATCTGGTACCACCCAGGTCAGAATCTTGGTCTTGGATATCAATGACAACGCCCCTGAGTTTGCGCAGGCCCACTACCAGGTGCAGGTCCTGGAGAACAGCCCCGTAGGCGCCCTCGTTGTCAAAGTTTCTGCTAGAGATTTAGACATTGGGACAAATGGAGAGGTATCATATTCCCTTTTTTATAGTTCTCAGGAGATAAGCCCAACTTTTGAGCTAAACAGCCTTTCGGGAGAAGTTCGCCTAATTAAAAAACTCGATTTTGAGACAGTATCCTCATATGATCTGGATATAGATGCATTTGATGGCGGGGGACTTTCTGGAAAATGCTCTGTCTCCATTGAGGTGGTGGATGTTAATGATAATGCCCCAGAACTAACTATTTCATCACTTACCAGCCCCATTCCTGAAAACTCCCCTGAGACTGAAGTGGCCCTGTTTAGGATTCGAGATCGAGACTCAGGGGACAACGGAAAGATGACTTGCTCCATCCAGGATGATCTCCCCTTTATTCTGAAACCATCTGAAGAGAATTTCTACACGCTGGTAACAAATGGGGCGCTAGACAGAGAAAGCAAAGCTGAGTATAATGTCACCATTACTGTCACCGACTTGGGGACACCGAGGTTGAAAACGGAGCACAACATAACCGTGCTGGTGTCCGACGTCAACGACAACGCCCCCGCCTTCACCCAGACCTCCTACACCCTCTGGGTCCGCGAGAACAACAGCCCCGCCCTGCACATCAGCAGCGTCAGCGCCACAGACACAGACGCGGGCGCCAATGCCCAGGTCACCTACTCGCTGCTGCCGCCCCCCGACCCGCTCGTGCCCCTCGCCTCCCTCGTGTCCATCAACCCCGACAACGGCCACCTCTTCGCCCTCACGTCCCTGGACTACGAGGCCCTGCGAGCCTTCGAGTTCCGCGTGGGCGCCTCCGACCACGGCTCGCCCGCGCTCAGCAGCCAGGCGCTGGTGCGCGTGCTCGTGGCGGACGCCAACGACAACGCGCCCTTCGTGCTCTACCCGCTGCAGAACGCCTCGACGCCCTGCACCGAGCTGGTGCCCAGGGCGGCCGAGCCGGGCTACCTGGTGACCAAGGTGGTGGCGGTGGACGGCGACGCGGGCCAGAACGCCTGGCTGTCGTACCAGCTGCTCAAGGCCACGGAGCCCGGGCTGTTCGGCGTGTGGGCGCACAACGGCGAGGTGCGCACGGCGCGGCTGCTGAGCGAGCGCGACGCGCCCAAGCAGCGGCTGGTGGTGCTGGTCAAGGACAACGGCGAGCCGCCGCTGTCGGCCAGCGTCACGCTGCACGTGCTGCTGGTGGACGGCTTCTCGCAGCCCTACCTGCCGGCCCCGGAAGCGGAAGCGGCGGCCGCGGCGCCGGCCGACCCGCTCACCGTCTACCTGGTGGTGGCCTTGGCGTCGGTGTCGTCGCTCTTCCTCTTCTCGGTGCTGGTGTTCGTGGCGGTGCGGCTGTGCAGGAGGGGCGGGGCGGCCTCGGCGGGCCGCTGCCCGGTGGCCGAGGGCCACTTCCCGGGCCACCTGGTGGACGTCAGCGGCACGGGGACCCTGTCCCAGAGCTACCAGTACGAGGTGTGTCTGACTGGAGGTACTGGGACAAATGAGTTCAAATTCTTGAAGCCTGTCTTACCCAGTATTCTAGAATCAAACTTTGAAAGGAAATCAGAAGGAAGTCCAACCTTCCAGAATCGTTTAGGCATCTGA